The nucleotide sequence cacacgcacaataCACACAGTTGAATCAGGATCAGTGTGTGCTTTCTCATTGTATGTCCTGAATCAGCGGTTTAGAGAGTTGACCTCAGCTCATATGGAAAACCAACATTGCCTGCTATTGTCACCCATAAATGGGGGAGGAGATACCTTTAACCCAATGATGTCAGCTAACCATTGTTAACAGTCTGGTTTTTCCTGAATCAAAACCCCCatgcctgacacacatacaacaaAACTGATTCTTGACATCTCAAGACATTTATAAAGCACACATATTGTTCCAAGTCTTGAAAGAATTGGCAGGAGATTTAAAATAGCGGACTGCTAGTTGGGTAAAATACCATTCACACACTTTCTTCGACAGtctaccaccacacacacaattgtacaCATGTCCCCATTGTTCTGTTGTTCTGTCCCAATCAGCACCACTCACACTGCTGTCCACATTAATCGCCCATGGCTTTGCTGGGCAGCAAATATCTTTGTTTTCCATGACCAGAGCAGCGTATCATCCCTCTCTGTTAAAACACAATGTGAGTTTTAGATTCTATATTTCATGTCTACAACAGATTAATTCACACAGTTTGCCATGTTGGAATTGGTAGACCGAagattttattgtgttttacaCTGACAGACAAGTAAGGGTTATCAGAGTACACAAGGTTTGACATAACCAAAAGACTTCACATTTCCCCCCACAGACTCTTACAACGTTTTGAATGACAAAACAACAatgaataacattaaatatcaaAGTATTAAAAGGAGTACTGCAAGAGAAAAAAATAGGTTCAATTTTCAGTTGTCAGAGGTGGTTTCATTGGAACTGACTGGTGGGTTTCGGGACTCAGACGTAACCTTTGACCTGTGCGGCTGGTGCCCTGCGGGGGCTGCTGTCGCTGCTAAAGGTAGGTGAGCCGGGTATACCAGGAGGACTGGACCCGGCGTAGAGCAGAGAGCCCCCaatgaggaggagggcagaCGCCCCCCAGCCCAGGTAGAGGGCAGGGCCCAGCTCTCGCTTGTGTGGGGCTGCCACATGGGGGTCATAGAAATCCCTGATGATGGAGTGGGCAGTCCAGCAGATGGGCACAAGGTAGAGGAACCCCGCGATGGCAAACAGGGCACCAGCGATGCGGGCGACGCGAGCCTTAAGGCTGTTCTGGCCTATGCATTTGGTGCACTTGACCCCCACCACACCTAAAGCCAGAGCCATGCCACACATCAGGACAGAGAGCACAGTGAGGCCCCGGGCCGCCTGCATGTCGCTGGGCAGGGCCAGCATGCTGTCGTACACCTTACATTGAATCTGGCCGGTGCTCTGAACAATGCAGGTCATCCACAGGCCCTCCCAGATGATCTGGGCCGTCACTATGTTGTTCCCGATGAAGGCAGTGACACGCCACAGGGGGATGGCACACACCAAagccccacccacccatcccacGATGGACAGGACCAGGCCCAGTAACTGCATGCCCGTGGTTGCCATGGCAATCGGATTTGGCGGATTTGTGTCGGGTTCGTCTCTGGTGCTATGGTTGGTGATGGAGTGTCACAGGGTGCCCAAGAATAGTCCCAAACAGAGCGACAGACGTTAAATGACTTGCACaatcttcctctccctgcttcGTACAAGGTTGATGTTGAAGTCTACTGGGGGAAGTCAAAGACAGGTATCCTGAGAGAAGGACCATAAAAAAAGCTATAATATCCATATGAACTCACTTGTGTCAGAATACAAACAGACCAATGGGACTACAATAACAGAAGCACATGTACAGTAGTTCTACTAAGGTATTCAGTCTGCAAAGTAACACAGCattatgaaggcatcaaaagaCTTGTGGTGCTTATGTTTATCATAAATATTTGGAAACAGACTGGGGGGGCCTGGAGTTAGTGGATTCCAGTAAAGACCACAGATAATGGTTTCCTTTCACACAGCTGTGGGTGTAGAGCTACGCCTGGCCAGGCGAGTGGATTATCACAGAAAAACATGAGGAGATTCTGAACACAAGCAGCTTTCATGGAAGCTGGAGTGGGGGCCATGACGACCTGTGTCTGTTTATGGCTGTTCTCAATGTCCATTTATTACCAATACAATACTCTCTCCAAATTGAAAATGGGAGAGAACAGATGAGGCTACAACTTTGATGTCTATCAGGAGTGGTCCAACCCGCTTTTTCTTAGACGATATTCACAAAACTGAGCATCACTGACACACTGTTAAGATTATCGCgataaagcaatacaaaatcaCGAGTTACGTCACTGTCGCTACTCCACAGATTTGATAGATAACAACACAGAGATCGAATTTTCCTTTGTTACGCCGTCTTTGGTTGATTTATTATATTGTGATAGTTACCCAAGAAGATTTCGATTCTCTCCGTGAAGCGATCCTCTGAGCGCCAGCCAGTGTTGCTTCAGCAGTTCTGTGGATCAGCCGTGAGGGGTTCCTGGATCAAGGTGATGAGGGTCCAGTCAGTTCAGCTCAGTCCACAGGTAGGTGACAGATTAGCACAGGAGCATCAGAGGTCAGGTGAGCCTCAACAGAGGGGCGAGCTTCAACACCCAGGACAGGACTGAAGAGAGGGCTGCCCTCTGGGATGCCAGCGCAAGTTTGTGTGACAGTGGGCAGAAGCACGCGCTTGTGTGCGCGCCCGTGTGccagtgagtgaatgagtgaatgtgtctgagtgtgtctccCAGTGCCTGGTGTTCAGGCACAAAGACCCGCTGTtctgctgtcctctccccctcgtcccccagcacacccagccccctgaccccacaccccaccatccatccacccaacaACCCGTTCTgtctttttcatcttttgctctcttgttcCTTGATGTGCTCTGTTCTTTTCATCCGCCCTCCTTCTTGCTTTTCTGATATTTTATGGGTACTGAAGGTGTTCAGTGAGAAGAGTCACTGAGTGCTTTTTATTGTTCCTTGCCTGATGTAACCCTACTTGTCTCTCTAATAAAAGGAAATACAGAGTCCATTACTCTCTATAACCCGTTTTTAAGCCTAAAGTACTCAATATAGCTCCTTACTCTATTtataaattaaatatatttattacatGCTTTGCTCAATAAATAATAACATAGTTGTTACTCTAGACCTATAATATCAAAAGTGGTGTATGTTGAGGGTTCAAATGTTACAGCAGCTGGATGAGATTGTGAGAGGGGAAGCGTTTTTTCCTCCATGATAGAGACCAGGACAGAAAATGGGATGAAGACTTTCTGTGAAGGTATCCTTGAAGGAGAACATGTAAACACCCGTCTCAACACAGTAGAAGGACACCCGGCCGTCCCGGTAGTCCAGATACACCCCAACCTTCCTGGGTCTTTGTTCCATAGCCACTGGAGTGACAGGGTCTGTGTTTGCAGTGTACTGCCCCCCATTCTTCAGGCTAACTGTCCAGAAGCCATTGGCTGGGCTAACGTTGAACTTGCCCTTCCTGTTGATGGACTGTCTGGCCACACCCAGGGTCCAATCGATCTTGTCCCCCACTTCCACCTCCCAGTAGTACCTCCCTGTTGTGAAGCTTTCTCGCCCCAGGACGTTGGCCACACGGTCAAACCTCTTGGGGTGGTCAGGGACCTCCTGgcgcttgtctgtgtgtctgacctgcttCCGGTTCTCTGAGATGAAGAGGAACGCATGGGCAGTCTTGGGATTCAGAGTGACCTCAGCTagggtgaaagaggaggaggggaggacttgTGAGTGGCAGTATCTCATTGTTAAAAACGATTTTCAACAGCATAACGACAGAATCTCTGGTTTGTGTAGAGACATACCTGCATATCTCTGTATTCTCTTCAACTCTGCAAAATATTTGTGGAACAGAGAAAACTTTTCACTTTCACACCACAAAAGGAGATAATGAAATGATACACAGTAACTTGTATAGTCTCACTGACCAGCCTTGGAGAGTCTGTCAACCTCTGCCTTTATCTTGACCATCACGTCTGACATCGCTCCTCTGGTGACCCCCACACAAAGGTCAGTTTCTATGGTAACCTTGGACCAATCCTTCAGCTCAGAGCAGCAGATGGAGGGAGTGTTGCTCTAAAGCACAAACAAATAGGTAAGAAGCAGTTTCTTGTCTCTtcattcataagtatgcatgtCGGCAGACATCCTAGTTCCCAATACGATTGTCTGCGTATTGTTTTCCAAATACTCACTAATGTACCACACTTCTTGTCTACACATGGTTCATCAGCATCCAGAGACTTCTGCTCTGTGCTTTTGTTCATCAGCTCCTCGATTTCCCGCTCCAGATCCTCCACCATTGTCTCaaccctcttctcttcctccgtctGTCTTTCCTCGATGGACGTCACAACTGCTTTGTGGCTCTTTTCCATGAAGCTCACCAAGGCCGAAAACGCCCTCTGACTTTCTCGCACCTCTCTTAAACATGAATTCTGATTGAACAAATAAGAGGGTCACCCATTCATCTCGTTGAAAACGTTATCGGAGAAAACAAGAAATCGGTCACTCCACGTTTGCGAAACATGTTGGACTTACTTTCAAGAGCTGCAAGGAGTGTTTGAGTCTCTCTActttctccagcctctcctgtaTCATCTGGTCTACATCAACCACCTGTATGTAAGCAAGACGGATACACACAAGCAGTTCAAACCAACCaggaaacaacaaacaaattaGATATCAGTGGTGATCGTGTTTGCATAAACGTTAAAACGCAGAAGATGGGTCACAGTACCATCTCTTCAGCCAAGGGTTTCTCTGGTCTAGCCTTCCTGTAGTTGTCACAGACATCGGCCAGGATGCGATTGACACTCAGGTCGGGTTTGGCCTGGTACACTCTCTTACAGAGGGGACAATAGTCACAATGCTGGCGGCTCCAGTAGTGGCAGAGACAGGCCCTACAGAAGCTGTGTCCACATGGGATGGTCACCGGGTTGCTGAAGATCTTCTTACACAGAGCGCACAGGAAGTGCTTCTCAGAGAGGAGACTGATGGTAGACGCCATGCTCTGGAATCAGCAGCATGTGCTGTTAAGGTCTCACAGTCGTGTTATTGTCTGGCAAGAACATTTTTGAGTGACAAGAGTAAGTAACCGTACTGCAACACCTGTGGGAGGCTTTTAGCTGAAGTTTTTATGTATCAGTGGTATTTAGTTTTCTCAAGGATATCAGTTGCTTTGGAAAACAATCATGACGTGAGTGAAAGGTGTGTTTCGGGGGCTGTTATGAACGTTTGTGGAACAAAAAATGTTGCATAAGAACAAGCTTTTTTTTCAATTAAAGCCGACCTTCCACAGATCAGTTAGTTAGTGAAAGGCTAGAGTCAAGGAATGCAATTTCCTGAAAGACACGAAGTGAGGTGTTGCCAGCATTCAGACTGTCTATAGAAGAATGCGGTGTCCTTGTTGACATCGCTACAGCAAGCAGAGAAACATTCCATCTTATTCAATTTCCCTGGACAAAAGAATGTAAAATACCTGAAGTTTGGTCAAAGTCATGATCAGCTAGTTCAAGACAgaatttatctgtgtgtgtgtgcgtgtgtgtgtgtgtgtgcgcctgcgtgtgtgtaagtgggtgggtgggtgtggttgtCGGATAAAATGATTGGATGAAAAGTATGTTGTAGAACAGGTTGCACCAAAGTTTCAGTTACGTCATTAAAGATCAAGGAACCAATCGTATCAGCAACAAAAGAGTTCTTTAAAATCATGTTACAAGGAACATTTTCAAACTCTAAGTTCTATAAGTTCTAGGTGCAATCATTGTCAAATTATAATCTGTTCTAACCCTTTAAATTGATGTGTTTACCTGAAATGACTGATTACTATTAAAAGTTGTCAATTCTCAAAGCACAGTCTTTTATTCTGAGTAATAGTTTCTGGATGTACAGTGGCCTATAGGGTTCTTCTTACCTGACCACTGGTTCCTGTCTTGGGTCAGCGGCAGTCTGTCGCACagcgtctgtgtttctgtgtcaagTTTCTAGGTAGCTGTGAGCCGAACGGGTTCAGGTTATTTGTGTTCAGCTGTGCTGTTGGTGAGTAGGCTGTGCTTTGAGACAACAGCAGTCTGAGTTACGACTCCTCCCTGAAAGTCCCTTGGCAGTGCTTACCTGCCCTCTGTGTGTAAAGTACAACTGCTGCCGGAGGTTTGGATGTCAGTTTTGGTCAAGTTACATAAGTGAAACAATAACAATGGCAGCAAATAGATTAGCTTTTAAGACAACATTTATTTGGACACATTTATTCGAACAAGCTATGTCTCTATTGAATATACAGTTTTTAGCcataacatttttttttctagGGATGAATTTCAGTCAGAAGGAATACTACCACAAACTCAGAAACTAGTTCAGTGCATTTTGTCGAGTCTGTACATATTGATCCAACACCAGGGGATGATGCACAGCAAAAACAGGTCATAGTCGGGGGGCTCGGAAGAAGCGGTTGATGAAGACAGAGTTGAAGTTGAAGAGGTTGGCATGGGttcccaccctgtcctccagaTGCTCCACGGCCACCTGGGCAGCTCCTCCCGCCGCTGCCCCCACTGCTCCACCAACGGCTCCGCCCACTGCAATGCCGGCAGGCCCCTCCACGgcccccaccaccatccccatgACCGCCCCTGCCGCAAAGCCTAGCCCCACCCCTACGGCCAGCGAAGTCCTAAGCCAGCCGTTGTCCATCTCCGCCTTGGCCCTGATCTCCGCCTCGACGCTGGCGTTATAGGCGTCCATCTGCCAGTGCAGCTCCTCCCCCCCGTACTGCTGCTCCAGCTCTTTCCACGCGCTCTCCGTTTCAGCGGCTCTCTTCTTCTGcagcttcttctcctccttcctcaccttccCCTCCGCCTTCTGATAGGCGCGGCTGGTGTAGCAGCGCCCCCCCATGGCGGCGAGCATCCTCTCGATCTTCTGCAGCAGCTCTCGGTCCCTGCTGCGGTCGCGCCAGTTCTTGTTGAAGATGTGGTAGCGTCCCCCGCACTGGTCAATCAGCGCTTTGAGAGGCCTGTCGGGCCTCAGCACGCAGGCTTCCAAAGCCGCTCCGTCCAGACTTCCCTCGTAGGCTAAGAGCACCATGCTGTAGTTCAGGGAGTCCAGCCCGTACTTCTTCACCACCAGCAGGGAGGTTTTGATGTCATTCGGGGAGATCTCATCCAAGTCAAAGGAAAAGAGCAGGGCGTGCGGCCCAGGGGCGGTCAAACACTTGGACCTGTTTAACTCCTCTTTCATCTTGGCGTGAGAGAGGTCTTTGTTGTACAGGTTAGGTCCGTTGACCACGGCGACGCGCCTCCCAGCCAGGTTTCCATGGTTCTTCCTGCTCCCTGGGATGATGTTGACGTCCTTGGAGAACTCCTCCCTGCCCAATATTGCGTTCGTGAGGTCGAACTGGGATGGTCCACTGCTACCAATCACCAGAACCCTCAACTCCATATCACTGGATGCTGTTCGGAAGAGATAAccccatataacacaaatgtacattttcattgtagCTTACATTACAATGGTCAACAATATAGTGAATGACTCACATTGCCTTCTGTCCATCTGATGAAGATAAAAATTCACTCCAGGATTTTCTACGATGTTCAGCCTCTGTGATCGCTACTGGATCTCTCATCCAAAGACAGTTTTGGACACACCAAATAGAACCCTGCCTCTTTGTCTCTGCTGATTGGATAACAGTTTTCATACTAGGTGGAAAATACCCAGAGGGCAGAAAGCTGCTGCAGCATTTAGTTCAGTTCATGATAAACATGAATTGACCCCGTAACATGTGAGCAATAATAATGCTATTTCTAAAATCAAACAAGCAAAATGTTATATTTGCATTGTTTTTGTACAGCTATAAACATAAATCACTTTTAAGAAGATTTAAATGACAAGTCGATTTCAATAGCAAAAAAAGAAGGCCAAAATCTACTGTTCATCGATGTCCTAATGCTAGGCTGTATGTTTTAATCATAATTTtatgataaatatatataaatacccAAAAGGTCGTTTAAGTTTAATAGTTGTAAGTCGTGTCACCGTACTAGACAGTGTGATGGCTTGGATCAGGACGATCAATAGCTCATTATGTCAGCTTGGTTCTCTGCGGGACAAGAGACACGAAAACATTCTAAATATAGACCACAGTTTCGGTGTTACTGTAGATTACTGTGTAATCTCGAAATAAAAAAAAGGTAGACGTGAACATAGTGTACTATTTGTGTCCTTATGACCCCTGACAAATCTGTTCAAGCCAAAGGTTAATAAATTCTGGCGTGCAAAAAGCCCTGACACTTAACTTTTGTAAGAAACATTTAACCACCAGTCGTTGGATTTTGTTCCTATAATTGTTTTAATTTCCGTGGTTTGTAGCCTACTGCTTGGTTACAGCAGAGAATGTCTAGTTACAGTTTAGCTGCCAGCCTCTTCAAAATGTTGCCTAGAGAAACAGTACCACCGTCTGGTCACAATATAAAACTGAAAGGAAATAGACGTGTCTTCTTCCTGTACTGTTGTCACAACCGTGTGACATTTACGTAGGCTACTTGAGTCTCTGACACAGCGTAATAGGCAGTGAATGAGTTACATTGTAGCCCTTACGAGTTATTCGAATAGCTAATTGTCAAAGCGCTGTCAGCTCATTCAAAAATAAAGATCTCACCAGCGCGGATTACTTTGACTTGAGTAGCCTATGTAGATTGCTCTCCAAGGGCAATTTGGGCTATCTCAAGATTGATCGAAATGTAAATGCTTGGACGTTCGAGCTATTTACTTCAGAGACTGCTGATGCACAAGGGCGAACGGAGTGATGCTGAAATTGCTCACAGCCGCAGCGCGTGTACCCACTCCCTGCGTGTGTCGATGTTTCTCTGTAGTAGGGGGTGAAGAGAGTTGCGCGGTGTCCAAACTAGCTCCACCAATGTCAAAAGAGGCTTCACTTTA is from Osmerus mordax isolate fOsmMor3 chromosome 3, fOsmMor3.pri, whole genome shotgun sequence and encodes:
- the LOC136938056 gene encoding GTPase IMAP family member 9, with amino-acid sequence MELRVLVIGSSGPSQFDLTNAILGREEFSKDVNIIPGSRKNHGNLAGRRVAVVNGPNLYNKDLSHAKMKEELNRSKCLTAPGPHALLFSFDLDEISPNDIKTSLLVVKKYGLDSLNYSMVLLAYEGSLDGAALEACVLRPDRPLKALIDQCGGRYHIFNKNWRDRSRDRELLQKIERMLAAMGGRCYTSRAYQKAEGKVRKEEKKLQKKRAAETESAWKELEQQYGGEELHWQMDAYNASVEAEIRAKAEMDNGWLRTSLAVGVGLGFAAGAVMGMVVGAVEGPAGIAVGGAVGGAVGAAAGGAAQVAVEHLEDRVGTHANLFNFNSVFINRFFRAPRL
- the cldnk gene encoding claudin k, with protein sequence MATTGMQLLGLVLSIVGWVGGALVCAIPLWRVTAFIGNNIVTAQIIWEGLWMTCIVQSTGQIQCKVYDSMLALPSDMQAARGLTVLSVLMCGMALALGVVGVKCTKCIGQNSLKARVARIAGALFAIAGFLYLVPICWTAHSIIRDFYDPHVAAPHKRELGPALYLGWGASALLLIGGSLLYAGSSPPGIPGSPTFSSDSSPRRAPAAQVKGYV
- the btr02 gene encoding bloodthirsty-related gene family, member 2; this encodes MASTISLLSEKHFLCALCKKIFSNPVTIPCGHSFCRACLCHYWSRQHCDYCPLCKRVYQAKPDLSVNRILADVCDNYRKARPEKPLAEEMVVDVDQMIQERLEKVERLKHSLQLLKNSCLREVRESQRAFSALVSFMEKSHKAVVTSIEERQTEEEKRVETMVEDLEREIEELMNKSTEQKSLDADEPCVDKKCGTLSNTPSICCSELKDWSKVTIETDLCVGVTRGAMSDVMVKIKAEVDRLSKAELKRIQRYAAEVTLNPKTAHAFLFISENRKQVRHTDKRQEVPDHPKRFDRVANVLGRESFTTGRYYWEVEVGDKIDWTLGVARQSINRKGKFNVSPANGFWTVSLKNGGQYTANTDPVTPVAMEQRPRKVGVYLDYRDGRVSFYCVETGVYMFSFKDTFTESLHPIFCPGLYHGGKNASPLTISSSCCNI